Proteins from one Diorhabda carinulata isolate Delta chromosome 10, icDioCari1.1, whole genome shotgun sequence genomic window:
- the LOC130898990 gene encoding active regulator of SIRT1-like, producing the protein MSASLVRRGLQIVDPQYDKPNKRKKKSDVFTLAPQNNKLIKKVRKQGKEFKINLLSTEKKLTVTEARKNNKSKEKLLEENLRKLKRIKKASRVQLDKNLVKQIIDRAVNKRPIRKIKPKTEKKTAFTEEDFKKFEEEYLN; encoded by the exons ATGAGTGCATCTCTAGTTCGTAGGGGTTTACAAATTGTAGATCCACAGTATGATAAACCCA ataaaaggaaaaagaaatctGATGTATTTACCCTTGCTCCCCAGAATAACAAGTTGATCAAAAAAGTTCGAAAACAGGGAAAAG agtttaaaataaatttattatccaCTGAAAAGAAATTAACAGTAACTGaagcaagaaaaaataataaatcaaaggAAAAACTACTTGAAGAGAATCTACGAAAGttaaaacgaattaaaaaaGCTAGTCGAGTACAATTAGATAAGAATTTAGTAAAACAG ataattgATAGGGCGGTAAATAAGCGACCAATAAGGAAAATTAAACCCAAAACGGAGAAGAAAACGGCATTTACAgaagaagatttcaaaaaatttgaagagGAATATCTCAATTAA
- the LOC130898988 gene encoding mannose-6-phosphate isomerase — translation MELSCKVQEYDWGKRGSQSAVAQLLKKRNLDVKIDECKPYAELWMGTHVNAPSIIKETGELLSDYIDKNPKVLGEKVAEIFNNQLPFLFKILSVNKALSIQAHPTKQHAIELNKKFPDIYKDPNHKPEMAIALTPFEAMCGFRNPREIREFITHLPELENITRSKDEVDDVKFLEKSFRAILTCEKDLVAKTIESLKTRFANLEKCERDKYLSSLLDKLNSQFPNDNGVLMVYFLNYIKLQPSEAIYLAANKPHAYIYGDCVEMMASSDNVVRAGLTPKLRDVQTLLTMLDYTEDLTQDSRFKPQVENEYTTLYKPPVQEFAVVRIKLPKSIRKYTIPKRDSASIIIVIDGTGKSVDKEVVPGLILFLAAQEVLEIIEVYSESILMYQGFTNVE, via the exons atggaattgtcGTGTAAAGTACAAGAATACGATTGGGGTAAAAGGGGATCACAAAGTGCTGTAGCacaattactaaaaaaaagAAACCTCGATGTTAAAATAGATGAATGTAAACCTTACGCCGAATTATGGATGGGAACTCACGTAAACGCCCCATCTATTATTAAAGAAACGGGAGAGCTTTTATCAGATTATATTGATAAGAACCCGAAGGTGTTAGGTGAAAAAGTAgccgaaatttttaataaccaattaccgtttttatttaaaattttatctgttAATAAAGCTTTGTCAATACAAGCTCATCCTACTAAACAACACGCGATTGAGTTGAATAAAAAGTTTCCCGATATTTATAAAGATCCGAATCATAAACCCGAAATGGCCATAGCTTTAACACCTTTCGAAGCAATGTGCGGTTTCAGAAACCCACGAGAAATAAGAGAATTCATAACTCACCTTCcagaattggaaaatataacAAGATCTAAAGACGAAGTGGATGatgttaaatttttagaaaaatcctTCAG agCAATATTAACTTGTGAAAAAGATTTAGTGGCTAAAACGATAGAATCTTTAAAAACGAGATTTGCTAATCTCGAAAAATGCGAACGAGATAAATATTTGTCGTCACTTCTCGATAAACTAAATTCTCAATTCCCCAATGATAATGGAGTATTGAtggtttattttcttaattacattaaattacaaCCATCGGAAGCGATATATCTCGCTGCTAATAAACCCCATGCTTATATTTATGGTGACTGTGTTGAAATGATGGCTTCTTCAGATAACGTCGTAAGAGCGGGCTTAACCCCAAAATTACGAGACGTTCAGACACTTTTAACAATGCTAGACTACACGGAGg ATTTGACTCAAGATAGTCGGTTTAAACCGCAAGTGGAGAATGAGTATACAACGTTATACAAACCTCCAGTACAAGAATTCGCTGTTGTTAGGATAAAACTACCGAAAtctattagaaaatatactataCCGAAAAGGGATAGCGCTAgtataataatagttattgatGGTACTGGGAAAAGTGTCGACAAGGAAGTTGTACCTggattaattttgtttttagcaGCCCAAGAGGTTTTAGAAATAATCGAGGTTTATTCGGAAAGCATATTGATGTATCAAGGGTTTACCAATgttgaataa
- the LOC130898989 gene encoding myosin-3-like, with translation MINHRKVTNRAEKTEFLKRLNNIYALIEELENNLSKSAKLDRQILLMIRLDQISKQNMTNQLNEAQTENKQLLGMMQLSENGRDVPRSNSSTSCNTMSLVHLQYKYEELLANQNGLLKILDIRQNEVRKYQTENTRLKEEIENAKFILQKYETEFKNLLEKISRLKSRKNRKIEKLKEERDTLRLVHNRFVSVLTKQSLEKDDILSEQLQNTSNSEKALLLQEVRKNNYLMYENFQLHQKMEYLESKLNVKRSSRNDVSTSVSRTSSN, from the exons ATGATAAACCATCGAAAG gTAACAAATCGTGCCGAAAAAACGGAATTTCTAAAACgacttaataatatttatgcCCTAATTGAAGAATTAGAAAACAACCTTTCCAAATCTGCTAAATTAGACAGACAAATTTTGTTGATGATTCGGTTAGATCAAATCAGTAAACAAAATATGACGAATCAATTAAATGAAGCtcaaacagaaaataaacaaCTTTTAG GTATGATGCAACTAAGTGAAAATGGTAGAGATGTGCCTAGATCGAATTCCAGTACTTCATGTAATACTATGAGCTTGGTACATTTACAATACAA ATATGAAGAATTACTTGCAAACCAGAAtggtttattaaaaatactagaTATAAGACAGAACGAAGTACGAAAATATCAAACGGAAAATACTcgattaaaagaagaaatagaaaacgccaaattcattttacaaaaatacgAAACGGAATTCaagaatttattagaaaaaattagtagatTAAAAAGCCGAAAAAATAGAaag ATTGAAAAGTTAAAAGAAGAAAGAGATACTTTACGACTTGTTCATAACAGATTCGTGAGTGTATTAACCAAACAGTCATTGGAAAAGGACGATATTTTAAGTGAACAATTACAGAACACTTCAAATTCCGAGAAAGCGTTATTGTTACAAGAA gtGCGTAAAAATAACTACTTAATGTACGAAAATTTTCAGTTACATCAAAAAATGGAGTATTTAGAATCAAAGCTAAATGTCAAAAGATCGTCTCGGaatgacgtttcgacttctgtGTCACGAACGAGCTCAAATTAA
- the LOC130898986 gene encoding tetratricopeptide repeat protein 27, protein MTNTEELLYEFLLIPRTYEEETEKLEAETKNFNELLTCTENWNNFFEHSFDNNQTKTFFNNIDEEEKQNYFKFGLACITYFVQGNFTGPNLPKEIDNYFNSHKFETSKFSKLLSVNNEDININTKYPVLLVTAKLIFEHCVINETVNDWWNWRVIWVHQQILEDLSPSLLSEADRLYKQFHINPELNKYIKSALDVEVAQLYLTFRQISRAKEHILMALEMLGIRYDLLGALGKRTRYQEKELAQLALKVTVEEEREEDETINIEENDLPKDIPIGDDVLLNSIDFLEDLGIKCKLGRLEQKLFVTIVSDMIISKPQDGLQKEQMMPFIDLVLSQKNTFTIKIACLLMRCKLETKNSKILERALKQSEEILQCLNKEKPPPLSRIIDAFGTGMPPIWKIEMQYANILISLGLVRSALITYTKLKLWEEVIICYTFLQLKHKAAEVIQEQIDQNPTPKLFCLLGDATDDVSCYEKAWELSKRRSHRAQRHWGKYLFSHKKYEECIPHFEKALSINPLHPPTWFRLGYAALKIENWQTAATAYRRYTCFEPECFIAWNNLAQACIKIGNKRGAHQAILEALKCNYDNWKVWENLLVISCDISNFSEVIRAYHRLLDLQEKYLNVEVLNVLVYNVCNDINDSEGQTAHRFLQKTRELLGRVTSLYPTEGYIWELYANLSPSILLKAQRLQRAYRGYTQGSWDKNPTTCQQVLYVCVKLAEIVLDDDMDPRDTIVNSVKLNLSSAIAAVKKQDFEETRDLVGQVSVHLDKIVQKLKNDGAKSNS, encoded by the exons atgaCTAATACCGAAGAGTTACTTtacgaatttttattaataccaAGAACGTATGaagaagaaactgaaaaattagAAGCCGAAACCAAAAACTTTAACGAATTGTTAACTTGTACTGAAAActggaataattttttcgaacattcATTCGATaataaccaaacaaaaacattttttaataatatagacgaagaagaaaaacagaattatttcaaattcggTTTAGCGTGTATTACCTATTTTGTACAAGGTAATTTTACAGGACCGAATCTGCCCAAAGAAAtcgataattattttaattcccACAAATTCGAAACgtctaaattttcaaaattattatcgGTTAACAACGAAGAcattaatattaatacaaaatatccTGTTTTACTAGTAAcagcaaaattaatttttgagcaTTGTGTTATTAATGAAACAGTTAACGATTGGTGGAATTGGAGAGTTATTTGGGTACATCAACAAATTTTGGAAGACTTAAGCCCTTCTTTACTTTCCGAAGCTGATAGATTATATAAACAATTCCACATCAATCCCGAATTAAATA aatatataaaatccGCGTTAGATGTCGAAGTGGCTCAACTATATCTCACTTTTAGACAAATTTCAAGAGCTAAAGAACACATTTTAATGGCTCTGGAAATGTTAGGAATTCGATACGACCTATTAGGCGCCCTTGGTAAAAGAACACGATATCAAGAAAAAGAATTAGCACAGTTAGCTTTAAAAGTAACTGTTGAAGAAGAAAGGGAAGAAGATGAGACgataaatatagaagaaaacgaTCTTCCAAAAGATATTCCAATAGGAGACGACgttcttttaaattcaatcgattttttagaagatttaggtataaaatgtaaattagGACGTTTGGAACAAAAACTTTTCGTTACTATTGTTAGTGATATGATAATATCTAAACCGCAAGATGGATTACAGAAAGAACAAATGATGCCTTTTATAGATCTTGTACTAAGTCAAAAAAACACGTTTACCATTAAAATAGCCTGTTTATTGATGAGATGTAAATTAGaaactaaaaatagtaaaattttagAACGGGCATTAAAACAAAGCGAAGAAATATTACAAtgtttaaataaagaaaaacctCCACCTTTATCAAGAATAATCGACGCTTTTGGAACCGGTATGCCTCCAATATGGAAAATCGAAATGCAATATGCTAATATTTTGATAAGTTTGGGGTTGGTGAGGAGCGCTTTGATTACTTATACGAAATTGAAGCTTTGGGAAGAAGTAATAATTTGTTACACCTTTTTACAACTAAAACATAAAGCTGCCGAAGTTATACAAGAACAAATTGATCAAAATCCAACCccaaaactattttgtttattag gaGACGCTACTGATGACGTATCCTGTTACGAGAAGGCTTGGGAATTATCAAAACGACGCAGCCATAGAGCGCAACGTCATTGGGGGAAGTATCTTTTCTCCCataaaaaatacgaagaatGCATCCCCCATTTCGAAAAAGCCTTGAGTATCAACCCTCTGCACCCTCCGACGTGGTTCAGATTAGGCTACGCGGctcttaaaatagaaaattggcAAACGGCGGCGACCGCTTACAGGCGGTACACGTGCTTTGAACCAGAATGTTTCATAGCGTGGAATAACCTAGCGCAAGCGTGCATAAAAATCGGTAACAAAAGGGGCGCCCACCAGGCGATTCTGGAAGCCCTGAAATGCAACTACGATAATTGGAAAGTTTGGGAAAATTTGTTGGTGATCAGTTGcgatatttcgaatttttctgaAGTCATCAGGGCTTACCACAGATTATTGGATCtccaagaaaaatatttgaacgtCGAAGTGTTGAACGTGTTGGTTTATAACGTTTGTAACGATATAAACGATTCCGAGGGTCAGACGGCGCATCGGTTCTTACAGAAAACTAGGGAATTATTGGGGAGGGTTACTTCCTTGTACCCGACCGAAGGGTATATTTGGGAACTTTATGCAAACTTGTCCCCATCGATTCTCCTCAAAGCTCAACGGTTGCAGCGAGCTTATAGGGGGTACACTCAAGGTTCCTGGGATAAGAATCCTACGACGTGTCAACAAGTGTTGTACGTTTGCGTTAAGTTGGCGGAAATTGTGTTGGACGACGATATGGATCCTCGAGATACTATTGTTAATTCCGTTAAGTTGAATTTGAGTTCTGCTATTGCGGCTGTTAAGAAACAGGATTTTGAGGAGACGCGCGATTTGGTCGGACAAGTTTCGGTGCATTTGGATAAAATcgttcaaaaattaaaaaacgacGGTGCTAAAAGTAACAGTTAG
- the LOC130898992 gene encoding MAPK regulated corepressor interacting protein 2, whose amino-acid sequence MYNVKGTSKFVAKTTRRGIPQNIENLREPNKKVTENEDNDYKNGPKPVFHKKSSPSSPKHNQITPQHEEIINFIHESWNSVCAEFEESAERNEGEPSVCYYEDGPCISLQDFRPFDLESWWGKRLFAYVTNPETQKN is encoded by the exons atgtacaaTGTCAAAGGAACTAGTAAATTTGTTGCAAAAACGACAAGAAGag GTATTCcacaaaatatagaaaatctgAGAGAACCGAATAAAAAAGTGACCgaaaatgaagataatgattataaaaa tggTCCAAAGccagtttttcataaaaagtcaTCACCTTCTAGTCCAAAACATAATCAAATTACGCCCCAGCatgaagaaattataaatttcatccaCGAAT cATGGAATTCAGTTTGTGCCGAATTTGAAGAAAGTGCAGAACGAAACGAAG GTGAACCATCAGTTTGTTATTATGAAGATGGACCATGTATATCACTTCAAGATTTTAGACCCTTTGACTTAGAATCGTGGTGGGGTAAACGACTGTTTGCTTATGTTACTAATCCAGAAACGCAAAAAAATTAG